One genomic window of Actinoalloteichus hoggarensis includes the following:
- a CDS encoding NUDIX hydrolase — protein sequence MVDKVAWIRLEDRRVLSARTRGRDVFYFPGGKREAGESDLQTLVREIREELAVDVVPDTARHLGTFEAQAHGRPAGDLVRLTCYTAEVVGTPTASAEIEEIAMLSYADRERVSAVDKIVFDRLHEQDLLA from the coding sequence ATCGTGGACAAGGTGGCCTGGATCCGACTCGAGGACCGGCGGGTGCTCAGTGCCCGCACCAGAGGCAGAGACGTCTTCTACTTCCCCGGCGGCAAACGCGAGGCAGGGGAGTCCGACCTCCAGACGCTCGTCCGCGAGATACGCGAGGAACTCGCCGTCGACGTCGTGCCCGACACCGCCCGTCACCTGGGGACCTTCGAGGCGCAGGCACACGGGAGACCTGCGGGGGACCTGGTCCGGCTGACCTGTTACACCGCCGAGGTCGTCGGCACGCCGACGGCGTCGGCGGAGATCGAGGAGATCGCGATGCTCTCCTATGCCGACCGCGAGCGGGTCTCGGCCGTGGACAAGATCGTCTTCGACCGATTGCACGAGCAGGACCTGCTCGCCTGA
- a CDS encoding heavy-metal-associated domain-containing protein → MTTDQSTVSTYTVTGMTCGHCVSSVQEEVGGLTGVTDVAVDLPTGRVTITSAGELDAEAVRGAVREAGYEVTA, encoded by the coding sequence ATGACCACCGATCAGTCGACCGTCAGCACCTACACCGTCACCGGCATGACCTGCGGACACTGCGTCAGCTCGGTACAGGAGGAGGTCGGCGGGCTGACCGGGGTCACCGACGTCGCCGTCGACCTGCCCACCGGCCGGGTCACCATCACCAGTGCCGGGGAGCTCGACGCCGAAGCCGTGCGGGGCGCCGTGCGGGAAGCCGGCTACGAGGTGACCGCCTGA
- a CDS encoding NUDIX hydrolase, whose amino-acid sequence MRIGSYAVCRQGDRVLLARFVGRGGVRWTLPGGGLDHAEDPLDAVRREVEEETGYHVEVDALLGVNSQRRQVVRGGTSIDHHAFQVFYAVHIVGGELRHEVGGSTDEARWFDVAEVAALDCFELVGIALELDRRRPPSGRVAPQPVSVRSGDG is encoded by the coding sequence GTGCGAATCGGGTCGTACGCGGTGTGTCGGCAGGGCGATCGTGTCCTGCTCGCCAGATTCGTCGGGCGCGGCGGCGTCCGTTGGACCCTGCCGGGAGGCGGCCTGGACCACGCGGAGGATCCGCTCGACGCGGTCCGCCGCGAGGTGGAGGAGGAGACCGGTTATCACGTCGAGGTCGACGCGCTACTCGGGGTGAACAGTCAACGGCGGCAGGTGGTCCGGGGCGGGACGTCGATCGATCACCATGCCTTTCAGGTCTTCTACGCCGTGCACATCGTCGGCGGCGAGCTGCGGCACGAGGTCGGCGGCTCCACCGACGAGGCTCGCTGGTTCGATGTCGCCGAGGTGGCCGCGCTCGACTGCTTCGAACTCGTCGGCATCGCCCTCGAACTGGACCGGCGGCGGCCCCCCAGCGGTCGCGTCGCCCCCCAGCCGGTGTCCGTTCGATCCGGCGACGGATGA
- a CDS encoding glycoside hydrolase family 3 C-terminal domain-containing protein yields the protein MSPDQPDDPTDGRPSRLPHLDPTLPADRRVDALLGLLDLDTRLLMLHQFQPAVPEAGLASFHTGMEALHGLAWVGPATVFPQAVGLGATWNPELLRRVGAATGDEARGFHHRDPVQGGLNVWAPVVNLLRDPRWGRNEEGYAEDPLLTGVLSTAYASGLRGDHPRYLKTAPTLKHFLGYNNETDRDTTSSDLRPRVLHEYELPAFRAAIAAGAAVGVMPSYNLVNGRPAHLDGELLGTLRGWTDDEIVVFSDAHAPSNIAGVQGYHPDHPTGFAAALLAGVDSFTDHDTDAEFTAEALRTALRRGLITEADVDRALRRLLLLRLRLGEFDPPSRTAPPEAEPHAVARDADTDFAAINPYASITDAVIGSPEHRELALEAARQAIVLLRNEDEMLPLRRADIQRIAVIGTHADVLYEDWYSGTLPYQVTPAGGLAAATDADVVVAEGVDRISLIAADGRVVGAGTSAEGGALRLVDAAEAADDGGEHCRFDLFDWGEGVRTLRSAANTRYVSARPDGSLVNDRLMPGEWVVHETFEFRAADSGQVRLFNRALGRWVRVDADGVLRADVADDDRGTATAEAAGVSARSGDPASFAATPFTVRVDRHGVETAVETASGADVAVLVVGNDPHINGRETEDRTRLELPPSQEELVRRVGAANPRTVLVLVSGYPLAVPWAERNLPAVLWTAHGGQEAGTALAEVLFGDHSPAGRLPQTWYRATADLPDLFDYDIISAQSTYLYYRGRPLYPFGHGLSYTDFHYGQLRLDTSRVEPDDTVVASVTVTNVGRRAADEVVQLYSRQEESRAAQPVLALRAFRRLHLAKGQSETVTFAVPVRDLALYDVTSSRMVVETARHRLSAGASSADLRVHAELDVLGEIIPPVSLAGRRVRAVDFDAAHGVRLVDESRTEGTAVRAAEPGAWAAFHRVVLPAGPLRCTVTAARDDTTTATILLRIGDPVHGAVLTEWAVTGEGDRRVLRAAVAAGRRSSSAGPRPVTAGPGAVEAAGPGAERDVVAHADTVPPEPVDLYLVLVEKGTTVTELCIEPLERVID from the coding sequence GTGAGCCCGGATCAGCCCGACGACCCGACCGATGGCAGACCGTCTCGCCTGCCGCATCTCGATCCCACGCTGCCCGCCGACCGCCGCGTCGACGCCCTGCTGGGACTGCTGGACCTCGACACCAGGCTGCTCATGCTGCATCAGTTCCAGCCCGCCGTGCCCGAGGCCGGCCTGGCCTCCTTTCACACGGGGATGGAGGCGCTGCACGGCCTGGCCTGGGTCGGGCCCGCGACGGTGTTCCCGCAGGCCGTCGGGCTGGGCGCCACCTGGAATCCCGAGCTGCTGCGGCGCGTCGGCGCCGCGACCGGCGACGAGGCCCGAGGCTTCCACCACCGGGACCCGGTCCAGGGCGGCCTCAACGTGTGGGCGCCGGTGGTGAACCTGCTGCGCGACCCGCGCTGGGGACGCAACGAGGAGGGCTACGCCGAGGACCCGCTGCTCACCGGCGTCCTCTCGACGGCCTACGCGAGCGGGCTGCGCGGCGACCATCCGCGCTATCTCAAGACCGCGCCGACCCTCAAACACTTCCTCGGCTACAACAACGAGACCGATCGAGACACCACCTCCTCCGACCTGCGGCCCCGGGTGCTGCACGAGTACGAGCTGCCCGCGTTCCGCGCCGCCATCGCCGCCGGGGCCGCCGTCGGCGTGATGCCGTCCTACAACCTGGTCAACGGCAGGCCCGCGCATCTGGACGGCGAACTGCTCGGGACGCTGCGCGGCTGGACCGACGATGAGATCGTCGTGTTCAGCGACGCGCACGCGCCGTCGAACATCGCGGGCGTCCAGGGATATCACCCCGACCATCCGACGGGCTTCGCGGCTGCGCTGCTGGCCGGGGTGGACAGCTTCACCGACCACGACACCGACGCGGAGTTCACCGCCGAGGCGCTGCGCACGGCGCTGCGTCGCGGCCTGATCACCGAGGCCGACGTGGACCGCGCGCTGCGTCGTCTGCTGTTGTTGCGACTGCGGCTCGGCGAGTTCGATCCGCCGTCGCGCACGGCGCCGCCCGAGGCCGAGCCCCACGCGGTCGCACGCGACGCGGACACGGACTTCGCCGCGATCAATCCCTACGCCTCGATCACCGATGCCGTCATCGGCTCGCCGGAGCATCGAGAACTGGCGCTGGAGGCGGCCAGACAGGCGATCGTCCTGCTGCGTAACGAGGACGAGATGCTGCCGCTGCGCCGCGCCGACATCCAGAGGATCGCGGTGATCGGGACGCACGCCGACGTCCTCTACGAGGACTGGTACAGCGGAACACTGCCCTATCAGGTCACGCCCGCGGGCGGGCTGGCCGCCGCCACCGACGCCGACGTGGTCGTCGCCGAGGGCGTCGACCGGATCAGTCTGATCGCCGCCGACGGCCGGGTGGTCGGCGCGGGCACCTCCGCCGAGGGCGGCGCGCTCCGACTGGTCGACGCGGCGGAGGCGGCCGACGACGGCGGCGAGCACTGTCGATTCGACCTGTTCGACTGGGGCGAGGGTGTGCGGACGCTGCGTTCGGCGGCCAACACGCGGTACGTCTCGGCCCGACCGGACGGCAGCCTCGTCAACGACCGCCTGATGCCCGGCGAGTGGGTCGTGCACGAGACCTTCGAGTTCCGGGCCGCCGACTCCGGGCAGGTCCGGCTGTTCAACCGGGCGCTCGGCCGCTGGGTCCGGGTCGACGCCGACGGGGTGCTGCGGGCCGACGTCGCCGACGACGACCGGGGCACCGCGACGGCCGAGGCCGCCGGGGTGTCGGCGCGGTCCGGCGATCCCGCGAGCTTCGCCGCGACGCCGTTCACGGTCCGTGTCGATCGGCACGGCGTCGAGACGGCCGTGGAGACGGCGTCGGGCGCCGACGTCGCCGTGCTCGTCGTCGGCAACGATCCGCACATCAACGGCCGGGAGACCGAGGACCGGACCCGCCTGGAACTGCCGCCGTCGCAGGAGGAGCTGGTGCGGCGCGTCGGCGCCGCCAACCCCCGCACGGTGCTGGTCCTCGTCAGCGGCTATCCGCTGGCCGTCCCCTGGGCCGAGCGAAATCTGCCCGCGGTGCTCTGGACCGCGCACGGCGGTCAGGAGGCGGGCACGGCGCTGGCGGAGGTGCTCTTCGGGGACCACTCGCCCGCGGGCAGGCTGCCGCAGACCTGGTATCGGGCCACGGCCGATCTCCCCGACCTGTTCGACTACGACATCATCAGTGCCCAGAGCACGTATCTCTACTACCGAGGCAGGCCGTTGTACCCCTTCGGCCACGGGCTGAGCTACACCGACTTCCACTACGGGCAGCTGCGGTTGGACACGAGCCGAGTGGAGCCCGACGACACGGTCGTCGCCAGTGTCACGGTGACCAATGTGGGGCGTCGGGCGGCCGACGAGGTGGTCCAGCTCTACTCCCGGCAGGAGGAGTCGCGCGCCGCGCAGCCGGTGCTGGCGCTGCGCGCCTTCCGCCGACTGCACCTGGCCAAGGGACAGAGCGAGACGGTGACGTTCGCCGTGCCCGTCCGGGACCTCGCGCTGTACGACGTCACCAGCTCCCGCATGGTGGTGGAGACCGCTCGGCATCGACTCTCGGCGGGCGCCTCCTCCGCCGATCTACGGGTGCATGCCGAACTGGACGTGCTCGGCGAGATCATTCCGCCGGTGTCGCTGGCGGGCCGCCGCGTACGGGCCGTCGACTTCGACGCCGCGCACGGCGTCCGGCTGGTCGACGAGTCCCGAACCGAGGGCACGGCGGTGCGGGCGGCCGAACCGGGAGCCTGGGCTGCCTTCCACCGGGTGGTGCTGCCCGCGGGTCCGCTGCGCTGCACGGTGACGGCAGCCAGGGACGACACGACGACGGCGACGATCCTGCTGCGAATCGGCGACCCGGTGCACGGCGCCGTGCTGACCGAGTGGGCCGTGACCGGCGAGGGCGATCGGCGGGTTCTCCGTGCCGCCGTGGCGGCGGGCAGGCGCTCCTCCTCGGCGGGCCCTCGACCGGTCACCGCAGGCCCGGGAGCGGTGGAAGCGGCAGGCCCCGGCGCCGAGCGAGACGTCGTCGCGCACGCCGACACCGTGCCGCCGGAGCCCGTCGACCTGTATCTGGTCCTCGTCGAGAAGGGCACGACGGTGACCGAGCTGTGCATCGAACCCCTGGAGCGCGTCATCGATTAG
- a CDS encoding heavy metal translocating P-type ATPase: MTCASCASRIERRLNKLTGVQASVNYATEKARVRFPDTLSPDELIATVEQAGYTAAVPPPPAPPQAADDPDSREPASEDVRADAALAVLRQRMLVSATLSLPVIVLAMVPALQFTYWQWASLTLAAPVVAWGALPFHRAAWTNLRHGTATMDTLVSMGTIAALAWSVYALFLGTAGVPGMIHPFELTIERTSGAGDIYLEVAAGVTTFILMGRYFEARAKRRSGAALRALLALGAKDVAVLRDGAEVRIPVERLAVGDHFVVRPGEKIATDGVIVEGSSAVDLSMITGESVPVEVVAGDAVTGATVNAAGRLVIRATRVGADTKLAQMARLVEDAQTGKAEVQRLADRISAVFVPIVIVLAAATLGFWLGAGAGAAGAFTAAVAVLIIACPCALGLATPTALLVGTGRGAQLGILIKGPQILESTRRVDTVVIDKTGTVTTGRMALVDVVAAPGMDADEVLRVAGALEDASEHPIASAVTSGAREKTATLPPVTGFANVAGLGVAGRVEGRSVVVGRPVLLAERSMPLPAELVAARESAQRQGRTTVAVGWDGEARGLLMVADTVKPTSAAAVRELRGLGLTPVLLTGDNEASARAVADEVGVEQVHAEVLPAEKVDVIARLQDQGHVVAMVGDGVNDAAALAKADLGLAMGTGTDVAIEASDLTLVGGDLMSAADAIRLARRTLTIIKGNLFWAFAYNTAALPLAAAGLLNPMIAGAAMAVSSVFVVSNSLRLRGFTPLRRPAAGDAVPGRFQAAPADVG, translated from the coding sequence ATGACCTGCGCCTCCTGCGCGTCCCGGATCGAACGCAGACTCAACAAGCTGACCGGCGTCCAGGCCAGCGTGAACTACGCGACCGAGAAGGCGCGGGTGCGCTTCCCCGACACGCTGTCCCCCGACGAGCTGATCGCGACCGTCGAGCAGGCCGGGTACACCGCCGCCGTGCCGCCGCCGCCCGCACCCCCGCAGGCCGCCGACGACCCCGACAGCCGGGAGCCCGCGTCCGAGGACGTCCGCGCCGACGCCGCGCTGGCGGTGCTGCGCCAGCGGATGCTGGTGAGCGCGACGCTGTCGCTGCCGGTGATCGTGCTGGCGATGGTGCCCGCGCTACAGTTCACCTACTGGCAGTGGGCCTCACTGACGCTGGCCGCGCCGGTGGTCGCCTGGGGCGCGCTGCCCTTCCATCGCGCCGCCTGGACGAACCTGCGCCACGGCACCGCCACCATGGACACGCTCGTCTCGATGGGCACGATCGCGGCCCTGGCCTGGTCGGTGTACGCCCTGTTCCTCGGCACCGCGGGCGTGCCGGGCATGATCCACCCGTTCGAGCTGACCATCGAGCGCACCTCCGGCGCGGGCGACATCTATCTGGAGGTCGCCGCCGGAGTCACCACCTTCATCCTGATGGGCCGCTACTTCGAAGCCAGGGCGAAGCGGCGCAGCGGCGCGGCGCTGCGGGCACTGCTGGCGCTCGGCGCGAAGGACGTCGCGGTGCTGCGCGACGGCGCCGAGGTGCGAATCCCCGTCGAGCGGCTCGCGGTCGGAGACCACTTCGTGGTCCGGCCCGGCGAGAAGATCGCCACCGACGGCGTGATCGTCGAGGGCTCGTCGGCGGTCGACCTCTCCATGATCACCGGCGAGTCGGTGCCCGTGGAGGTCGTCGCGGGCGACGCCGTGACCGGCGCCACCGTCAACGCCGCGGGCAGGCTGGTCATCCGGGCGACCCGCGTCGGCGCGGACACGAAGCTGGCGCAGATGGCACGGCTCGTCGAGGACGCCCAGACCGGCAAGGCCGAGGTGCAGCGACTGGCCGACCGGATCTCCGCCGTCTTCGTCCCGATCGTCATCGTGCTGGCCGCCGCGACACTGGGCTTCTGGCTCGGCGCGGGGGCGGGCGCCGCCGGGGCGTTCACCGCCGCTGTCGCGGTGCTGATCATCGCCTGCCCCTGCGCCCTCGGCCTGGCCACGCCGACCGCGCTGCTCGTGGGCACCGGACGAGGCGCCCAGCTGGGCATCCTGATCAAGGGTCCGCAGATCCTGGAGTCGACCCGCCGGGTGGACACCGTGGTGATCGACAAGACGGGGACCGTCACCACCGGACGGATGGCACTGGTCGACGTCGTCGCCGCCCCCGGCATGGACGCGGACGAGGTGCTGCGGGTGGCGGGCGCGTTGGAGGACGCCTCCGAGCATCCGATCGCCTCGGCCGTCACCTCGGGCGCCAGGGAGAAGACGGCCACGCTCCCCCCGGTCACCGGGTTCGCCAACGTCGCCGGGCTCGGGGTCGCGGGCCGGGTCGAAGGCCGCTCGGTCGTGGTCGGCAGGCCTGTGCTGCTCGCCGAGCGGTCGATGCCGCTGCCTGCCGAACTGGTCGCCGCGCGGGAGTCGGCCCAGCGGCAGGGCCGGACCACGGTCGCCGTCGGCTGGGACGGCGAGGCGCGAGGCCTGTTGATGGTCGCCGACACCGTCAAGCCCACCAGCGCCGCCGCGGTCCGGGAGCTGCGAGGCCTCGGCCTCACCCCGGTGCTGCTGACGGGCGACAACGAGGCCTCGGCGCGGGCGGTGGCCGACGAGGTGGGCGTCGAGCAGGTGCACGCCGAGGTGCTGCCCGCCGAGAAGGTGGACGTGATCGCCCGACTCCAGGACCAAGGACACGTGGTCGCCATGGTCGGTGACGGCGTCAACGACGCGGCCGCGCTGGCCAAGGCCGATCTGGGCCTGGCGATGGGCACCGGGACGGACGTGGCCATCGAGGCGAGTGACCTGACCCTGGTCGGCGGCGACCTGATGTCGGCGGCCGACGCCATCCGGCTGGCCCGACGCACCCTGACCATCATCAAGGGCAACCTGTTCTGGGCGTTCGCCTACAACACGGCCGCGCTGCCGCTGGCGGCGGCCGGACTGCTCAACCCGATGATCGCGGGGGCGGCGATGGCCGTCAGCTCGGTGTTCGTGGTCAGCAACAGTCTCCGGCTGCGCGGCTTCACACCGCTGCGACGGCCCGCGGCGGGCGACGCCGTCCCCGGCCGCTTCCAGGCAGCACCTGCCGACGTCGGCTGA
- a CDS encoding glycoside hydrolase family 9 protein: MTIPMLGTLVPQAGAQEDRSPEPAAQEETEQIRNGDFTEGTAPWWWTPTAPAAVVDGALCAEIEGDTINPWDAIVGHDGIRLQAGESYDLSFTASASAPVIVNTNVQLSIEPYTQELNERTTLSAEPVEFSYAFTSGADTETAQVAFQVGGAVDPWTFCLDDVSLRGGDPPPPYEPDTGPRVRVNQVGYLPSGPKQATVVTDAAEALPWELTDPTGTVVAEGLTVPQGIDPSSEQATHGIDFTEVTTEATGLTLSADGETSHPFDIDAGLYDTLRTDALAFFYHQRSGIEIEAEYVGADYARPAGHVGVAPNLGDIEVPCQPGVCDYTLDVSGGWYDAGDHGKYVVNGGISAAQVMGVYERALVAGDTDAVADGTLSIPEQANGVPDVLDEARWQLEFLLSMQVPEGEEHAGLVHHKIHDAAWTGLPLLPHRDPQLRELHPVSTAATLNLAAAGAQCARLFGDFDQDFADRCLTAAETAWTAAETNPIHYADPLDGIGGGAYSDDDVTDEFYWAAAELFLTTGEQTYLDVVTGSEHHGAQAFTDWGFGWAVVGPLGLLNLATVPSDLPADQLDFVRDAVVDGASRYAATAADEVYGLPYAPADHAYVWGSNSQVLNNMVVLGVAYDLTGDAEFRDAVLTGWDYLLGGNPLNISYVTGYGEHDARNQHHRFWANQLDPALPNPPPGSVAGGPNVSLDDPVAAEALAGCAPAFCYIDDIESWSTNEVTINWNAPLAWVAAFTADVAGDDGPPTEPPAGTCSVSYLVQSQWNNGFTAEVSITNLGDEPVRGWALDWTFDGDQLVTHSWNTRLVQRGATVSASDVDWNSTIGPGRSVTFGFNGSFSGTNGSPAAFTLNGDACG, from the coding sequence GTGACGATCCCGATGCTGGGCACCCTCGTACCGCAGGCGGGTGCTCAGGAGGATCGCTCTCCCGAGCCCGCGGCCCAAGAGGAGACGGAGCAGATCCGCAACGGAGACTTCACCGAGGGGACGGCCCCCTGGTGGTGGACCCCCACCGCGCCCGCCGCCGTCGTCGACGGCGCGCTGTGCGCGGAGATCGAGGGCGACACGATCAATCCCTGGGACGCCATCGTCGGTCACGACGGCATCCGACTCCAGGCGGGCGAGTCCTATGACCTGTCCTTCACCGCCTCCGCCTCGGCACCCGTCATCGTCAACACCAACGTCCAGCTCTCCATCGAGCCCTACACCCAGGAACTGAACGAGCGGACCACGCTGAGCGCCGAACCCGTCGAGTTCTCCTACGCCTTCACCTCCGGCGCCGACACCGAGACCGCACAGGTCGCGTTCCAGGTCGGCGGCGCCGTCGACCCGTGGACGTTCTGTCTGGACGACGTGTCGCTGCGCGGTGGCGACCCGCCGCCGCCCTACGAGCCGGACACCGGACCGAGAGTGCGGGTCAACCAGGTCGGCTACCTGCCCTCCGGCCCCAAGCAGGCCACCGTCGTCACCGACGCCGCCGAGGCCCTGCCCTGGGAGTTGACCGACCCGACCGGAACGGTGGTCGCCGAGGGACTGACCGTCCCGCAGGGCATCGATCCCAGCTCCGAGCAGGCCACGCACGGCATCGACTTCACCGAGGTCACGACGGAGGCGACAGGCCTGACGCTGAGCGCCGACGGCGAGACCAGCCATCCCTTCGACATCGACGCGGGCCTGTACGACACGCTGCGCACCGACGCGCTGGCGTTCTTCTACCACCAGCGCAGCGGGATCGAGATCGAGGCCGAGTACGTCGGCGCGGACTACGCCCGCCCGGCGGGTCATGTCGGCGTCGCACCGAACCTCGGCGACATCGAGGTGCCGTGCCAGCCCGGTGTCTGCGATTACACGCTGGACGTCAGCGGCGGCTGGTACGACGCGGGTGACCACGGGAAGTACGTGGTGAACGGCGGCATCTCGGCCGCCCAGGTGATGGGCGTCTACGAACGGGCCCTCGTCGCGGGCGACACCGACGCCGTCGCCGACGGGACGCTGTCCATCCCAGAGCAGGCCAACGGGGTGCCCGACGTGCTCGACGAGGCGCGCTGGCAGCTGGAGTTCCTGCTGAGCATGCAGGTCCCCGAGGGCGAGGAGCATGCGGGACTGGTCCACCACAAGATCCACGACGCGGCCTGGACCGGGCTTCCGCTGCTGCCGCACCGTGATCCGCAGCTCCGGGAGCTGCATCCCGTCTCCACCGCCGCCACCCTCAACCTGGCGGCGGCGGGCGCCCAGTGCGCACGACTGTTCGGGGACTTCGATCAGGACTTCGCCGACCGGTGTCTGACCGCGGCCGAGACCGCGTGGACGGCGGCCGAGACGAACCCGATCCACTACGCCGATCCGCTCGACGGCATCGGCGGCGGCGCCTACAGCGACGACGACGTGACCGACGAGTTCTACTGGGCGGCGGCGGAGCTGTTCCTGACCACCGGCGAGCAGACCTATCTCGACGTGGTGACCGGCTCCGAGCACCACGGCGCCCAGGCCTTCACCGACTGGGGCTTCGGCTGGGCGGTGGTCGGCCCGCTCGGACTGCTCAACCTCGCGACCGTGCCGAGTGACCTGCCCGCCGACCAGCTCGACTTCGTGCGGGACGCCGTCGTCGATGGCGCGAGCCGCTACGCCGCGACGGCGGCCGACGAGGTCTACGGCCTGCCGTACGCACCCGCCGACCACGCCTATGTCTGGGGATCGAACAGCCAGGTGCTCAACAACATGGTGGTGCTCGGGGTGGCCTACGACCTCACCGGGGACGCCGAGTTCCGCGACGCGGTCCTCACCGGCTGGGACTACCTGCTCGGCGGCAACCCGCTCAACATCTCCTATGTGACCGGCTACGGCGAGCACGACGCCCGCAATCAGCACCACCGCTTCTGGGCCAACCAGCTCGACCCCGCACTGCCGAACCCGCCCCCGGGCTCGGTCGCGGGCGGGCCGAACGTGAGCCTGGACGACCCGGTCGCCGCGGAGGCTCTGGCGGGCTGCGCACCCGCGTTCTGCTACATCGACGACATCGAGTCGTGGTCGACCAACGAGGTGACCATCAACTGGAACGCTCCGCTCGCCTGGGTGGCGGCGTTCACGGCCGACGTGGCGGGCGACGACGGTCCGCCGACCGAGCCGCCCGCCGGGACCTGCTCGGTGTCCTACCTGGTGCAGAGCCAGTGGAACAACGGGTTCACCGCCGAGGTGTCCATCACCAATCTCGGTGACGAGCCCGTGCGGGGCTGGGCACTGGACTGGACGTTCGACGGCGACCAGCTCGTGACGCACTCGTGGAACACCCGGCTCGTCCAGCGCGGTGCGACGGTCTCGGCCTCGGACGTGGACTGGAACTCCACGATCGGCCCCGGCCGGTCGGTGACCTTCGGCTTCAACGGCTCGTTCAGCGGCACCAACGGCAGCCCTGCGGCGTTCACGCTCAACGGAGACGCCTGCGGCTGA
- a CDS encoding PmoA family protein, which yields MMSEQTMPAEARTEIDLWCGADPVVRYVVTDPALRPTQGPRPYLHPIRTAAGAVVTDAAPEDHPWHLGVSVALQDVAKTNFWGGRTFLRDGGPTWRDDHGRIERHRLLQIGSDPGRPDTLSEELHWRSPAGALQIVEHRRIAVRPSPIRPGAWVLDLAFTLTNAAQAELELGSPATNGKVGGGYGGFFWRLPASTVAPTVFTAESAGETAVHESTADWLAVHGHGPDYTLVFAAGDARTAADPWFVRIADYPGIGSSLAVAEPIRLAAARALERRLLIVVADGHLDAEEAARAAVAAASSRPA from the coding sequence ATGATGTCCGAGCAGACGATGCCCGCCGAGGCGCGCACCGAGATCGACCTGTGGTGCGGCGCCGACCCGGTCGTTCGGTACGTGGTGACCGATCCCGCCCTCCGGCCCACCCAGGGGCCTCGGCCGTATCTGCATCCGATCCGCACCGCCGCGGGCGCGGTGGTGACGGACGCGGCACCCGAGGATCACCCCTGGCACCTGGGCGTCTCGGTCGCCCTCCAGGACGTCGCGAAGACCAACTTCTGGGGCGGTCGGACCTTCCTCCGCGACGGCGGTCCGACGTGGCGGGACGACCACGGCCGCATCGAGCGGCATCGGCTGCTTCAGATCGGGTCGGACCCCGGGCGTCCCGACACGCTGTCGGAGGAACTGCACTGGCGGAGCCCGGCGGGCGCGCTCCAGATCGTCGAACACCGACGCATCGCCGTCCGGCCGTCACCGATCCGACCGGGGGCCTGGGTGCTGGACCTCGCCTTCACCCTGACCAACGCCGCCCAGGCCGAACTGGAGCTCGGCAGTCCCGCGACCAACGGGAAGGTCGGCGGCGGCTACGGCGGCTTCTTCTGGCGGCTGCCCGCCTCGACCGTCGCACCCACGGTGTTCACCGCCGAATCGGCGGGGGAGACGGCGGTCCACGAGTCGACGGCCGACTGGCTCGCGGTGCACGGACACGGACCCGACTACACCCTGGTGTTCGCGGCGGGCGACGCCCGCACCGCCGCCGACCCGTGGTTCGTGCGGATCGCCGACTATCCGGGCATCGGCTCCTCGCTCGCCGTCGCCGAGCCGATTCGGCTGGCCGCCGCCCGTGCCCTCGAACGCCGACTGCTGATCGTCGTCGCCGACGGGCATCTCGACGCCGAGGAGGCGGCTCGGGCCGCGGTCGCCGCCGCCTCGTCCCGCCCCGCTTGA